The [Bacillus] selenitireducens MLS10 genome includes a region encoding these proteins:
- a CDS encoding aminotransferase class I/II-fold pyridoxal phosphate-dependent enzyme, whose translation MDQRNEPLIEALQKRASEHPVSFHVPGHKHGRLFSDEGHDVLREAAKWDQTEVQGLDDLYSASGVIQEAQVLLGALYQSGYSRFLTGGSTVGNLAMLYLASKRGTKVLIQDNSHQSVYHGLALFQLEGIVMRTDREAFTGLPLGVSYKTLHKTLEAHPDAAMVLLTSPSYEGYAQSLGDHLALSKSFGLLTGVDEAHGAHFLHPSFPNTALHDGADLVVQSAHKMLPALTMGAWLHVGQEAPLPEEEVQQALNMLQTSSPSYLIMASLDAARAVLARLMEDPLNGEKTKLQTLLACLSQETAACVMPARLGTYVRDRIKLPLVARKPGMTHRWKERMERAHAYPELHSARHLLLTLPLSGGERDIEKLQTHAKAWFGEAEGASNDVSFAVKSPDAAWYKADTQGGDHEGERARIPLSDAVGMKSAETVTPYPPGIPLIQRGQRITKTEIDAVIGADQAGVRFQTGNRWKYEGIDVYIQKQGDDSNETT comes from the coding sequence ATGGATCAGAGGAACGAACCCCTTATTGAGGCGCTGCAAAAGAGAGCCTCAGAGCACCCGGTGTCGTTTCACGTACCGGGTCACAAGCACGGCCGGCTCTTTTCGGATGAAGGGCATGACGTGCTCCGGGAAGCGGCGAAATGGGATCAGACGGAAGTTCAGGGTCTCGATGACCTTTACAGCGCGAGTGGTGTCATTCAAGAGGCGCAGGTGCTCTTGGGTGCATTGTATCAAAGCGGTTATTCCCGGTTTCTTACCGGCGGGTCGACGGTGGGTAATCTCGCGATGCTGTATCTGGCCAGTAAACGGGGAACGAAGGTGCTCATTCAGGACAACAGCCACCAGTCCGTTTATCACGGCCTTGCCTTGTTTCAGCTTGAAGGGATTGTGATGAGAACGGACAGAGAAGCGTTCACCGGTCTCCCTCTCGGCGTCAGTTATAAAACGTTGCACAAGACACTTGAAGCCCATCCGGACGCAGCGATGGTGCTGTTGACGTCACCGAGCTACGAAGGGTATGCCCAATCGCTCGGCGACCATCTCGCCCTTTCGAAGTCCTTTGGCCTTCTAACCGGCGTGGATGAAGCACACGGGGCGCATTTCCTCCACCCTTCGTTCCCGAATACGGCCCTGCACGACGGGGCGGATCTTGTTGTGCAGTCGGCGCACAAGATGCTGCCGGCGCTCACGATGGGGGCCTGGCTGCATGTCGGGCAGGAGGCTCCGCTTCCTGAAGAAGAAGTCCAACAGGCCCTAAATATGCTGCAGACGAGCAGCCCGTCTTATCTGATTATGGCGTCACTCGACGCAGCAAGAGCGGTGCTTGCGAGACTGATGGAAGATCCACTCAATGGGGAAAAGACAAAGCTTCAGACCCTTTTGGCTTGCCTAAGTCAGGAGACTGCGGCGTGTGTGATGCCTGCGCGTCTCGGGACATACGTGAGAGACCGCATCAAGCTGCCTCTCGTTGCCCGAAAGCCTGGCATGACCCATCGGTGGAAAGAGCGGATGGAACGCGCTCACGCCTATCCTGAGCTTCATTCAGCACGGCATCTCTTATTGACGCTGCCGCTGAGTGGCGGAGAGCGTGACATAGAGAAGCTTCAAACGCACGCAAAGGCGTGGTTCGGTGAGGCAGAGGGGGCTTCAAACGACGTCTCCTTTGCTGTTAAAAGCCCGGATGCCGCCTGGTACAAAGCAGACACGCAAGGCGGGGATCATGAAGGAGAACGGGCGAGGATCCCGCTCTCTGATGCGGTGGGGATGAAAAGTGCAGAAACCGTTACGCCCTATCCCCCGGGGATCCCGCTCATTCAGCGGGGACAGAGGATCACGAAAACCGAGATCGATGCCGTGATCGGGGCCGATCAGGCCGGAGTGCGCTTTCAGACGGGCAACCGCTGGAAGTATGAAGGCATCGACGTCTATATTCAGAAGCAAGGAGACGATTCCAATGAGACAACATAA
- the tmk gene encoding dTMP kinase, with protein MRQHKRFITVEGGEGAGKTSVLKDLHQALILEGHDVLMTREPGGSVIAEKIRDVILDPAHKEMDDRTEALLYAAARRQHLTEKVLPHLEKGGVVLCDRYVDSSLVYQGGARGIGIEEVRELNHFATEAFYPGKTFYFDVSPEVGLGRIAANKGREFNRLDGESLAFHEQVRATYLTLAKEEPARITVIDAERTQDEVLRDVLQKTRAHLG; from the coding sequence ATGAGACAACATAAACGATTTATTACCGTGGAAGGCGGTGAAGGGGCGGGGAAGACGTCCGTCCTGAAAGACCTGCATCAGGCACTGATCCTGGAAGGGCATGATGTCTTGATGACCCGCGAACCCGGTGGGAGCGTCATCGCGGAGAAAATCCGGGACGTCATACTCGATCCTGCCCATAAAGAGATGGACGACCGGACCGAAGCGCTTCTCTACGCTGCGGCCCGCCGCCAGCATTTGACAGAGAAAGTGCTGCCGCATCTTGAGAAAGGCGGCGTGGTCCTCTGTGACCGCTATGTGGACTCAAGCCTGGTCTATCAGGGCGGTGCCAGGGGCATCGGGATTGAGGAGGTACGGGAGTTGAACCATTTTGCCACGGAAGCCTTTTACCCCGGTAAAACCTTCTATTTTGACGTATCTCCGGAGGTGGGCCTTGGCAGAATTGCCGCAAACAAAGGCCGGGAATTCAACCGGCTCGACGGGGAGTCTCTGGCTTTTCATGAACAGGTGAGAGCAACGTACCTGACTCTTGCCAAAGAAGAACCGGCGCGCATCACGGTGATCGACGCCGAGCGGACGCAGGATGAGGTGCTTCGGGATGTTTTGCAAAAGACGAGGGCGCATCTCGGCTGA